The sequence GGAAAGAAATCAATCTGTGAGTTTATCAGGAAAACTAAAAACCTCGGCTATGAAGATTCCCTTCTTGTTGCATCGTTTTCTCAGGGAAGTCTTGGCAGGGCATTGGAGATGAATCTTGACGAGGTTTTGGAAAAAAGGCAGGAGATAATCAATCTTACTTCGCAGGACAGTTTGAAAAACACGAGCAGGTTTTTCCATTTTGCAAGGGTATTTTCAGGAGAGGGCAAGGAGGACAGAAGGCATAAAATAAATTCAACTCAGGAGTTTATTGAGCTGATGCTTTCGTGGGTTCGCGACCTGATTCTGGTTAAAAGAGACGGGGACAGGGAAATGGTTATAAATTTTGATAAGATTGATGAACTTAAAAAGATATCCAATAAATACAGTTTTGAGAAGTTAGAAACTATCTTTTCAATTTTTTCAGGAGCAAGCCGGCTTCTTTCAAGAAATGTTGATGTAAGGATTATGATTGAGTCCTGCCTCGTGGAAATGAAAGAAGTAGTTAGTTGTTAGTGAACAGTATTCCGTAGGGGCAGGGACAAGCCCTGTCCTTCTCTGGATTTCAGATTGCAGAGTGCAAGCAATAAAACAAAAAATAGGTTGACTGGAATTTTTAATATTCTATAATAAAAACCATTCTGGGGCTGTAGCTCAGTTGGGAGAGCACAAGGCTGGCAGTCTTGGGGTCAGGGGTTCGACCCCCCTCAGCTCCATACCAAAAAGGGGACGGTTGTTCCCTTTTTATTTTTTCTTTGAAATATTCTTTTTAACCTCAATATCAATTCCGTATTCTTCGCCATACTGCTTTATCATAAAAGCAGCATACCTTGCGTAGGAACTTTTTGGATATCTTGAGAGCAATTCCTTGTAGGTCTTTAAAGCTCTTTCCCTTTCCTCGCCTTCCCAGTATGATTCTGCAAGAAGGATAATTACCATTGGTTCTATTTTCTGGTCGGGGTAGTTTTCAAGAAGCCCTCTGAGCCTTCTTGTTGCAGCTCTGTACTCCTTTATCCTGTAATAAAAATTCCCTATATAATATTCATGCCTTACAATTCTCTCAGTGCATTTTTTAATCTTTTCCCTGGATTTTGGCGCATAGGGGCTGTCAGGGGTTACTTTCAAAAGATCCCTGAACTGCTTTATTGCTTCTTCTGTTTTTGACTGGTCAACGTCATAAGGCAGCATCTGGTTATAGAGAGATATCCCAATTCGGTATCTTGCCAGATCTTTACTGCCATGGGCAGGATGGTAATCAAGAAATTCCTTGTATTCTGCAATTGCTTCATCATACTTTTTATCCAGATAATAGCTTTCTCCAATCTTGAGACGGACATTTGAAAGGGTACTGCTTTCAGGAAATTCTATTTTTATTTTTTTAAACGCCTCTACTGCATCTCTGTATTTTTTTTTCTTGAATGCCTTTTCTCCCCTTGTGTACAACTCGTTTACTGAAAGGCTGTTTTCAATGGTTTGCTGGGTAGCACAACCGATGGAGAACAATAGAATCCAAACCAGTAATTTAGTGGCTATTCCTGAGATTTTCATATTTTCCTGCATTGAGCTGAAGTTTTGTTTGAAATTCAGTATTTTGGATTTAGAGTTTTTTATTACTCAATACATATACCTTCCGTCAGTGGTAAAGGCGTTCTTTATCAACTCAATCTTTCTTTGTTCCTTTTCACCTGTGATTCCAATAACATCAAAACGGCAGCCTGTTCTCTTTATCCCTTTTCCTATAAGATAAGTAAGAGCAGTTTTTACAATTTTTCTCTGTTTCGACGGATTAACAGAGAGTTCAGGCTGGGCAAAATCCTTAGAAATCTTGGTTTTTATTTCAACAAAAACTATGTCATCCTTATCTCTTGCAATAATGTCAATTTCACCTGCTCTGTTCCTGTAATTTCTTTCCACTATCTGATATCCATTCTTTTCAAGAAATTTGCAGGCAATATCCTCACCTTTTTTTCCGAGCTCTATTCTTTTTTCCATTTTAGTTTCTCACTGCCAGTCGCTTATTGTTCGTAGTTTAAAAGCAAAGCTTCGCTCTGCAGCTACTTTGCTTTTTTTTCCAGCAGCTTCTGTACGTGGATCACATCTTTATCGCCCCTGCCTGAAAGTCCAAGCACTACCAATGAATTCCTGCTGAACTTTTTCCTGTGCTTATAAAGGTATGCAATGGCGTGTGATGTTTCAAGAGCCGGAATTATTCCCTCAAGCTCTGATAAAAGCCTGAACCCTTCAAGGGCTTCATCATCTTTAACAGAAACATATTTTACCCTTTTGATTTCTTTCAGATAGCTGTGCTCAGGTCCTACTCCGGGATAATCAAGCCCGGCTGAAACAGAGTGAGCTTCCCTTACCTGCCCGTCATCATCCTGAAGTATATAGCACTTGCTCCCGTGAAACACCCCAACCTCTCCTGCCTCAAGCGAGGCTCCGTGCATTCCTGATTTAAGTCCGTATCCTCCGGCTTCCACTCCAATCAACTCCACTTTATCATCAATGAAAGAATGAAAAAGCCCTATCGAATTACTCCCTCCGCCAACACAGGCAATACAGTGGGTTGGAAGCCTTCCTTCTTTCCTGTAAATCTGTTTTTTCGTCTCCTTGCCTATTACTGCCTGAAAATCCCTTACCATCATTGGATAGGGATGGGGACCGACAACAGAACCGATTATGTAATGGGTATTTTCCACATTCGTAACCCAGTCTCTCAATGCCTCATTTATTGCATCCTTAAGTGTCCTGCTTCCTGATTTTACAGGAGTTACTTTCGCTCCAAGAAGCTTCATTCTGAATACATTGAGAGATTGCCTTTCAATGTCTTCTTCTCCCATGTACACTTCACATTCAAGCCCGAAAATACTTGAAACCGTTGCAGTTGCAACTCCGTGCTGCCCTGCCCCTGTCTCTGCAATTATTCTTTTCTTTCCCATTCGCTTTGCAAGGAGAATCTGGCCAAGGGTGTTATTTATCTTGTGGGCTCCTGTATGAAGGAGGTCTTCTCTCTTTAAATATATTTTACCTGTCCTGAGGCAATCTGAAAGCCTCTTTGCAGAATAAAGAGGCGTTGGCCTTCCCGCATATTCTTCCAGATAATATGAAAGCTCTTCCTGAAATTTCTTATCACTTTTTGCCTTAAGATACTCTTTTTCAAGCTCCTCAAGAGCTTTCATCAAAGTTTCAGGGACAAATCTCCCTCCAAAAATCCCGAAGTGACCTTTCTTATCAGGTAAGTTGTATTTCATTTTTTTAGTTTTCAGCTAACAAGCGTCAGCATTCAGCTATCAGCTAAATCCCCTCTAACCCCTCTTTTTCAAAGGGGGGATGGGGGAATTTTTACCGCTTGAATGACATTCTCGGTCAACCTGTAAAGAGGCAGAGCAAGGCTCTGCCTGCCTGTTC comes from Candidatus Schekmanbacteria bacterium RIFCSPLOWO2_02_FULL_38_14 and encodes:
- a CDS encoding tryptophan synthase subunit beta, which codes for MKYNLPDKKGHFGIFGGRFVPETLMKALEELEKEYLKAKSDKKFQEELSYYLEEYAGRPTPLYSAKRLSDCLRTGKIYLKREDLLHTGAHKINNTLGQILLAKRMGKKRIIAETGAGQHGVATATVSSIFGLECEVYMGEEDIERQSLNVFRMKLLGAKVTPVKSGSRTLKDAINEALRDWVTNVENTHYIIGSVVGPHPYPMMVRDFQAVIGKETKKQIYRKEGRLPTHCIACVGGGSNSIGLFHSFIDDKVELIGVEAGGYGLKSGMHGASLEAGEVGVFHGSKCYILQDDDGQVREAHSVSAGLDYPGVGPEHSYLKEIKRVKYVSVKDDEALEGFRLLSELEGIIPALETSHAIAYLYKHRKKFSRNSLVVLGLSGRGDKDVIHVQKLLEKKAK
- a CDS encoding YraN family protein, which translates into the protein MEKRIELGKKGEDIACKFLEKNGYQIVERNYRNRAGEIDIIARDKDDIVFVEIKTKISKDFAQPELSVNPSKQRKIVKTALTYLIGKGIKRTGCRFDVIGITGEKEQRKIELIKNAFTTDGRYMY